Genomic DNA from Alistipes indistinctus YIT 12060:
AGCGAAATTGCCGCGCTTAGTGCGCAGGGTTGTACGGCGGAGGATTGGAGCCGGATTACGGTGGCGGAAGGTTTCCACACCGACTGGATTCGCAATGTCGTTTTCAGCGGCGAAGTGAAGTTGGGCAGTAACGGTGCCGAAATAGCGTGCGGCGCAGGGGTAATCCGGCGTTCGGGCGTGTATAATGCGGCTTTGCATAATTGTACGGTGGGCGACGGTGTACTGATTTACAATGTCGGACGGTATATCGCCAATTATGATATTGCGGAGGGGGTGATGATCGAGAATGTCGGCCAGATTTCCTGCGAGGGCTCCGGTTCGTTCGGCAACGGGGTCGAGGTTTCGGCTATCAACGAGGCCGGCGGCCGGGAGGTTCCCATTTACGATGAGTTGACTGCCCAGGTCGCTTATGTGATGGCGATGTACCGCCACCGGACGGAGACGGTCGCATGGTTGCGAAACATGGTTGCCCGTAAGGTGCGGGAAAAAACCTCTTCAAGGGGATATATCGGAAAGTCTGCTTCGGTGGTGAACACCGTTTCGCTGGTCGATGTGCGCATCGGCGCTTACGCGACTGTGGATGGTGCTTCCACGTTGAGCAACGGAACCATCAACAGTTCGGCGGAATCCCCTTCCTGCATAGGTTCGGGGGTGGCGGCACGCGATTTCATCATCGCCCGTTCGGCCCGGGTTGATACCGGGGCGATGCTGCGGAGTTGTTTTGTGGGGGAAGGCGTGGTGATCGAAAACGGATTTTCGGCCGAGCATTCGCTTTTCTTCGCTAACAGCCATTGTACGCACGGCGAGGCCTGTGCCGTGTTTGCCGGGCCTTACACGGTTTCGCATCACCGGGCCACGCTGCTGATCGCCGGGTATTTCTCGTTTTTCAATGCAGGCAGCGGCGCGAACCAGAGCAACCACATGTATAAGTCCGGTCCGGTCCATCAGGGCATCCACCTGCGCGGTTGCAAGTTCAGCAGCGATGCCTATATTCTGTTGCCGGCCAGCACCGGGGTCTTTACGATTGTCAAAGGGCGGCACTATCAGCACCACGATACCGATTACATGCCTTTCTCCTACCTGATCGAAGAGCGGGGCGATTCCT
This window encodes:
- a CDS encoding DUF4954 family protein — translated: MYRNLQNSEIAALSAQGCTAEDWSRITVAEGFHTDWIRNVVFSGEVKLGSNGAEIACGAGVIRRSGVYNAALHNCTVGDGVLIYNVGRYIANYDIAEGVMIENVGQISCEGSGSFGNGVEVSAINEAGGREVPIYDELTAQVAYVMAMYRHRTETVAWLRNMVARKVREKTSSRGYIGKSASVVNTVSLVDVRIGAYATVDGASTLSNGTINSSAESPSCIGSGVAARDFIIARSARVDTGAMLRSCFVGEGVVIENGFSAEHSLFFANSHCTHGEACAVFAGPYTVSHHRATLLIAGYFSFFNAGSGANQSNHMYKSGPVHQGIHLRGCKFSSDAYILLPASTGVFTIVKGRHYQHHDTDYMPFSYLIEERGDSYLLPAMNLRSYGTARDIRKWPGRDRRRGVASDLIRYELMTPYTAGKIIRAIHECEFLLARYPTAEEVTWNRVKIKTPALRKGLLLYTQSLRGYLSELLEHGTVPGPGLAALPDDAPAGLATPPDGVIEWIDLAGLIVPSAAIDRLLDEVDAGRLAGFEILEQHLRKLDTEYSGMVASWAVYALEKLLKKSAVRITAGDLRQVIAQGEADRAALAAGVEMDARRDFAPLMAVGYGIDSEQYRDADFRAVRGDAIRVLKK